The stretch of DNA TGTGAAGGCATTAAAAATATGTGGCAGAAGGTGAGCTGGATGTGAAACAGGCTTAAGGATtgggaatattttcatcatcagcCTATCACAGAGAAGCCAAATATGAATCAGTTCAGGGTTTGAGTTTGAAGCATCTGTGAGGAATCCTGGCAGAGCTAACATGTGGATATTAGCGGGGGGAGCTCAGGAAGTAGGTAGGGTTGTCAAGGATGGAAATGATTTACCACAGGGTACTGAGTGTGCTAGCGGATGCCCTGGAGAGTGTGTGAGgtgagaagagcagagaaggatAGAACTTGGGACGAAATTCCTTTGTGTTACTCTGGGTGATGGACTTCCCAGCTTTATGGATGGGAGAAGAGCCCTGCCCTCTGCAGGTCCCCATgctccttccttctgttccctGTGGCAGGACCCCTGCTCTAATCCTTGCAGGGACCACTCCCCAGGGAGCCCTGGAATGCAATGCTACACCAGAGTTGTGCAGAGGAAGGCTCTGCTGGCATCCCTGGATTCTGGAAGGCCTCCTTGTGCTCTCCAGCTTCTCTCTCACAGGTGTGGGCTCTGTCCCTCAAGTGCACATCACAGGGCCAGAGGAGGACGGGGTCCGAGTGGTGTGCACGGCCTCGGGATGGTTCCCAAAGCCCCAGATACAGTGGAGAGCTGCTAATGGGGAAAAGTTCCTGACATTCTCTGAGACCCATGCCCAAGACACTGAAGGGCTgttcagcgtggagtctgctctGGTGGTGAGGGACAGCTCTTCAGGGAACATGACCTGCTCAGTCCTCAACCCCGTCCTGGACCAGAAGAAGGCGATGGCCATTTTCATCCCAGGTCAGCACTACTTCCCATTCCCAGCAGGGCCAGAGGGAGTGGCCTAGGGCTTCTGTGAGTGTTGGGCTGGGTTGCCCTGGTCTGTGCCGCTGATGGGGTCTCTGGCTGGCCGCAGAGCCCTTCTtcccccaggcctctccctggAAGCCAGCTTTCATAGTGAGCCTTGTGGTGCTGATGCTCTCACTCCTTGGGGCTGCCTATTACATCAAGACAGAACATACTGTAAAGAGGCAGGAGATGCAGGAATGGGAGAGACTGCACAGGGACAAGGAGGAGGCCCGGCGGACAAAGGAGGAGGCGTTGAAGGCCAGAGGTAAGGCAGCTCAGGAGCCAAGGCAGGCAAGTGTGGAAGGTGGTGCAGAGGACAAGCTGACAGCAAGGGGCTTGGCTGGAAGCAGGTGGCTGAACAGGTCCAGAGAGAACAGCTGGAGCTGTAGAGGCGGGTCTGGAGTTAGATCTTCAGGGTACAgagaactcctttttttttttttttttttttccaacgtttatttatttttgggacagagagagacagagcatgaacgggggaggggcagagagagagggagacacagaatcggaaacaggctccaggctctgagccatcagcccagagcctgacgcggggctcgaactcacggaccgcgagatcgtgacctggctgaagtcggacgcttaaccgactgcgccacccaggcgccccgagaggagTCCTTTTATGGGTTCTCTAGGTGCAGTCTTTCCTTTCTTAAGGATGGGAGTTCAGACTTATTTTTCACTCTCTTTCAGATGAACTCCAAGAAGATCTCGGTAAATTCTGTTCTTTCCCCAGAAGTTTCTGAGTCCCCTGTGTAGGAGACACTCTGGTTATTAGCTCACCAGTTTCCTGTGTTGTCTTTCAGGCAGGAGGAAATCCATTTACCTGGGTGGTGAGTGACTCTCCAGTTGTCTTTGGGTCTCCTGTCCTACCTAAGCTAAGGTGTCCCTTCTCCTTGTTTCAGGCACAGACATACGGACCCTTCCCTGGGGCAGAAGTGGAAGCTGGTGGGGGGCAGGACCCTGCCCCATGGACTTTCCCTATCTGGGGTGCTGTTTCCCACCCAGTGCTT from Felis catus isolate Fca126 chromosome B2 unlocalized genomic scaffold, F.catus_Fca126_mat1.0 chrB2_random_Un_scaffold_44, whole genome shotgun sequence encodes:
- the LOC101088473 gene encoding butyrophilin-like protein 1 isoform X2 — translated: MEDCCRGSWLSCLTSLLLFFQLPAGGSAEEFVVVGPSDPIVAVIGGNVTLPCHVSPAMDVENMELRWFRSKFSEVVFIYENQQEQKEEQLAQYTGRTSLVKDFLSQGKATVRIHKVQASDNGLYTCLFRKGSFYEEASLELKVAGVGSVPQVHITGPEEDGVRVVCTASGWFPKPQIQWRAANGEKFLTFSETHAQDTEGLFSVESALVVRDSSSGNMTCSVLNPVLDQKKAMAIFIPEPFFPQASPWKPAFIVSLVVLMLSLLGAAYYIKTEHTVKRQEMQEWERLHRDKEEARRTKEEALKARDELQEDLGRRKSIYLGGE